The following proteins are encoded in a genomic region of Bosea beijingensis:
- a CDS encoding TetR/AcrR family transcriptional regulator, with translation MSSGHPSAKQANEAIAPAELAARAAVGSGGTGTSTSGFSLPDAMRAELEAAPKLSRSEMTRRKLMIAAAELIQDSGFGGLKVADICKRADFAHGTFYLHWKDKRGVAHDVLTAFMEAIRANRPQRRPGQSFYERLVVGHLYYVDLYRRNIGLMRCQGQLADELDEFAAIGLKANLALAHRILRAAEREQPSLTAEPIPQRLATALGCIAMVDKLLHEVFARGLAIGLTDDEFAGTLSLSWHRSLLGRDP, from the coding sequence GTGTCAAGCGGTCATCCATCCGCAAAACAGGCGAACGAAGCGATCGCTCCGGCTGAACTGGCGGCCCGTGCAGCCGTTGGTTCAGGCGGGACGGGAACCTCAACCTCCGGCTTCAGCCTGCCGGACGCGATGCGGGCCGAACTGGAAGCCGCGCCGAAACTGTCGCGTTCGGAAATGACCCGCCGGAAACTGATGATCGCGGCGGCGGAACTGATCCAGGATTCAGGCTTCGGCGGCCTCAAGGTCGCCGATATCTGCAAGCGCGCCGATTTCGCCCACGGCACCTTCTATCTGCACTGGAAGGACAAGCGCGGCGTGGCGCATGACGTGCTGACCGCCTTCATGGAGGCGATCCGCGCCAATCGACCGCAGCGCCGGCCCGGCCAGAGCTTCTACGAGCGCCTCGTCGTCGGGCATCTCTACTATGTCGACCTCTACCGCCGGAATATCGGCCTGATGCGCTGTCAGGGGCAGCTCGCCGACGAGCTCGACGAGTTCGCCGCGATAGGCCTCAAGGCGAACCTTGCACTGGCCCATCGCATCCTGCGGGCGGCGGAGCGCGAACAGCCTTCATTGACCGCGGAGCCGATACCCCAGCGCCTCGCAACGGCGCTGGGCTGCATCGCCATGGTCGACAAGCTCCTGCACGAGGTTTTCGCCCGTGGCCTCGCCATCGGCCTGACCGATGACGAATTCGCCGGGACGCTTTCGCTGAGCTGGCATCGCTCCCTGCTGGGGCGCGATCCCTGA
- a CDS encoding ABC transporter ATP-binding protein, which yields MTRLVSDSHTDIDISFRIVMHPSLAHRGAKGLQASAGGAPISFAGITKRYGPVEALREFSLDIAGGEFVTFLGPSGSGKTTALNILAGFIEPSAGDVLIDGVSITRLPTEKRNVGMVFQSYSLFPHMDVRDNVAFPLRMRGVPKAERHARAEQALAMVRLAGFGGRKPHELSGGQRQRVACARAIVFEPRVLLMDEPLGALDLKLREAMQDEIKEVQRRIGCTVIYVTHDQGEALAMSDRIVVMSEGRIEQIGTPAAVYDSPSNAFVAQFVGETNFLAAELAGGRLAFAGADAPAPVRLPEGWRGRVALRPEHFTRVSEAGSAPVLAGRIGDVAFHGGSYRYVVETEKAGRVIVQEQRRHGGDGPVVGAPVTLGFSLERAAFLDG from the coding sequence TTGACACGTCTCGTCTCCGATTCACATACTGACATTGATATCAGTTTCAGGATCGTGATGCACCCATCTCTAGCACATCGCGGCGCGAAAGGGTTGCAGGCCTCCGCAGGCGGGGCGCCGATCTCCTTTGCGGGGATCACGAAGCGCTATGGCCCGGTCGAGGCACTCCGCGAATTCTCGCTGGATATCGCGGGCGGAGAGTTCGTCACCTTCCTCGGCCCCTCCGGCTCGGGCAAGACGACGGCGCTCAACATCCTCGCCGGCTTCATCGAGCCCAGCGCCGGCGACGTGCTGATCGACGGCGTGTCGATCACCCGTTTGCCGACCGAGAAACGCAATGTCGGCATGGTCTTCCAGAGCTATTCGCTGTTCCCGCATATGGATGTGCGCGACAATGTTGCGTTTCCGCTGCGGATGCGCGGCGTGCCGAAGGCCGAGCGTCACGCGCGGGCCGAGCAGGCGCTGGCGATGGTCCGGCTCGCGGGCTTCGGCGGGCGCAAGCCGCATGAGTTGTCCGGCGGGCAGCGCCAGCGCGTCGCCTGCGCGCGGGCCATCGTGTTCGAGCCGCGCGTGCTGCTGATGGACGAGCCGCTCGGCGCGCTCGACCTCAAGCTGCGCGAGGCGATGCAGGACGAGATCAAGGAGGTGCAGCGCCGCATCGGCTGCACGGTGATCTATGTCACGCACGACCAGGGCGAGGCGCTCGCCATGTCCGACCGGATCGTGGTGATGAGCGAGGGGCGGATCGAGCAGATCGGAACGCCTGCTGCGGTCTATGACAGCCCCAGCAATGCCTTCGTCGCGCAATTTGTTGGCGAGACCAATTTCTTGGCCGCAGAGTTGGCAGGTGGGCGGCTCGCCTTCGCGGGAGCAGACGCCCCGGCCCCCGTGCGCCTGCCGGAAGGCTGGCGCGGGCGGGTGGCCTTGCGGCCGGAGCATTTCACACGGGTTTCGGAGGCCGGCAGTGCTCCGGTGCTCGCCGGGCGGATCGGCGATGTCGCCTTCCACGGCGGCAGCTATCGCTATGTCGTCGAGACCGAGAAAGCCGGGCGCGTGATCGTGCAGGAGCAGCGCCGTCATGGCGGCGACGGCCCGGTCGTCGGTGCGCCTGTGACGCTCGGATTCAGCCTGGAAAGGGCCGCGTTCCTCGACGGCTGA
- a CDS encoding ABC transporter substrate-binding protein, translated as MTAVTRRDMGRLALGGAALTALGTGARAQAVTITVNGSGGSLAKSLERIYEKPFTAETGIGVRATAPVSLAKLKAMVDTGNMEWDLTEMGGADMIEAVKNNWLTEIDWSIVDPDNKLPPIARQKYGMVTSTFSTVIAYRTDKFGGKAPKSWADFWDVKSFPGPRALQDSPVQNLEFALLADGVPADKLYPLDVERAFKKLDQIKRNVAAWWTTGAQQVQLLVDGEAVMGTVWNGRVPPLKKEGKPVDIIWNGGALQLSYWAVPKGAKHPKEAMRYMKSRLDPDKGVQLLQDSPYPGFAPGLIEKVDPELAKILPIHPDNVAVQYSFNPEYWSEHRPKLTERWAAWLLS; from the coding sequence ATGACCGCAGTGACGAGACGTGACATGGGCCGCCTGGCGCTGGGCGGCGCGGCATTGACCGCATTGGGTACGGGCGCCCGCGCGCAAGCCGTGACGATCACCGTCAACGGTTCGGGCGGCAGCCTCGCCAAGTCGCTGGAGCGGATCTACGAGAAGCCGTTCACGGCCGAGACCGGCATCGGGGTCCGCGCCACTGCGCCCGTTTCGCTCGCCAAGCTCAAGGCGATGGTCGATACCGGCAACATGGAATGGGACCTGACCGAGATGGGCGGGGCCGATATGATCGAGGCCGTCAAGAACAACTGGTTGACCGAGATCGACTGGTCGATCGTCGATCCCGACAACAAGCTGCCGCCGATCGCCCGCCAGAAATACGGCATGGTCACCTCGACCTTCTCGACCGTGATCGCCTATCGCACCGACAAGTTCGGCGGCAAGGCGCCGAAGTCCTGGGCCGATTTCTGGGACGTGAAGAGCTTCCCGGGACCGCGCGCGTTGCAGGATTCGCCGGTGCAGAATCTCGAATTCGCGCTGCTCGCCGACGGTGTACCGGCCGACAAGCTCTATCCGCTCGATGTCGAGCGTGCCTTCAAGAAGCTCGACCAGATCAAGCGCAACGTCGCGGCCTGGTGGACGACCGGTGCCCAGCAGGTCCAGCTTCTCGTCGATGGCGAGGCGGTGATGGGCACGGTCTGGAACGGGCGCGTGCCGCCGCTGAAGAAGGAGGGCAAGCCGGTCGACATCATCTGGAACGGCGGCGCGCTCCAGCTCTCCTACTGGGCGGTGCCGAAGGGTGCCAAGCACCCGAAGGAAGCGATGCGCTACATGAAATCACGCCTCGATCCCGACAAGGGCGTCCAGCTCCTGCAGGACTCGCCCTATCCCGGCTTCGCGCCCGGCCTGATCGAGAAGGTCGATCCCGAACTCGCCAAGATCCTGCCCATCCATCCGGACAATGTCGCGGTCCAGTATTCGTTCAACCCGGAATACTGGAGCGAGCACCGGCCGAAGCTGACCGAGCGCTGGGCCGCCTGGCTGCTGAGCTGA
- a CDS encoding polysaccharide pyruvyl transferase family protein, with the protein MARILVISPSGEVYDHDNVRWYRHADLQSHIEHYHNIGDAFVFDSSLKLLNFEKLDELPIDRVDAAMIDRLNAEYDYVFLRGSNYVHAQMNWAKAAEVLRRLKLPVIAFGIGAQAPVSGKLELSEDTKTVLKLISDSTASLGVRGTYSAEVLNDLGIRNVRIIGCPTAFRNNDPNLAIRLPPLEQIKTVGVTLRREVSKTYAQDIKRYLTFHRSLVKAMADRFEVTLMAQGEVEEKKLALGTPEQKAQALAALKENEWANNWYLDEQVTGLYQSRMFYSDIVAEYERLVRGLDLVLGYRLHGNLMALANGTPSIYFTYDSRTVEFADTFKIPSIDVFAGQDFKLEEHWDQARFDRFNAAYGQVYRAMSGFLSENRIDHKMVKPAAAAQEVPAQERKVA; encoded by the coding sequence ATGGCCCGCATCCTCGTCATCAGTCCCTCCGGGGAGGTCTATGACCACGACAATGTCCGCTGGTATCGCCATGCCGATCTGCAGAGCCATATCGAGCACTACCACAATATCGGCGACGCCTTCGTCTTCGATTCCTCGCTGAAGCTGCTCAATTTCGAGAAGCTCGACGAACTGCCGATCGACCGCGTCGATGCCGCGATGATCGACCGGCTCAACGCCGAATACGATTACGTCTTCCTGCGCGGCTCCAACTATGTCCATGCGCAGATGAACTGGGCCAAGGCCGCCGAGGTGCTGCGCCGGCTCAAGCTGCCGGTGATCGCCTTCGGCATCGGCGCCCAGGCCCCGGTCAGCGGCAAGCTGGAATTGAGCGAGGACACCAAGACGGTGCTCAAGCTCATTTCGGATTCGACCGCCTCGCTCGGCGTGCGCGGCACCTACTCCGCGGAGGTGCTGAACGATCTCGGCATCAGGAATGTCCGCATCATCGGCTGTCCGACGGCGTTCCGGAACAACGATCCCAACCTCGCCATCCGTCTGCCGCCGCTCGAACAGATCAAGACGGTCGGCGTCACGCTGCGGCGCGAGGTCTCGAAGACCTATGCGCAGGACATCAAGCGCTACCTCACCTTCCACCGCTCGCTGGTGAAGGCGATGGCCGATCGCTTCGAGGTCACGCTGATGGCGCAGGGCGAGGTCGAGGAGAAGAAGCTCGCGCTCGGCACGCCCGAGCAGAAGGCGCAGGCGCTCGCCGCGCTGAAAGAGAACGAGTGGGCCAATAACTGGTATCTCGATGAGCAGGTCACCGGGCTCTACCAGAGCCGGATGTTCTATTCCGACATCGTCGCGGAGTACGAGCGGCTGGTGCGCGGGCTTGACCTCGTGCTCGGCTATCGCCTGCACGGCAACCTGATGGCGCTCGCGAACGGCACGCCCTCGATCTACTTCACCTATGACAGCCGCACGGTCGAGTTTGCGGATACGTTCAAGATCCCGAGCATCGACGTCTTCGCCGGCCAGGACTTCAAGCTGGAAGAGCATTGGGACCAGGCGCGCTTCGATCGCTTCAACGCAGCCTACGGGCAGGTCTACCGCGCGATGAGCGGCTTCCTCAGCGAGAACAGGATCGACCACAAGATGGTCAAGCCGGCTGCGGCTGCGCAGGAGGTGCCCGCGCAGGAACGGAAGGTGGCATGA
- a CDS encoding polysaccharide pyruvyl transferase family protein, with protein sequence MNAPAHPLPASQAVQTMKILRATTQEVVVLVAREPGGSWPSLRLILDGQDYATINPGALVTGDAAVAEIAIPLPALPETRLRSIAVADARTGALAPGSELRPVSKTKALRALVIYPAGEVYDHDKVRWYRAPMEKLLSDYFNIGDMIVYDSTLKLLDYAHLEPMKIMSPTDADIARYASDFDFVFVRGSNFIHESMEWFRAVEVLEKVKLPVYAIGVGAQASQNRRIELPDASKRFWSIVAERSAAIGVRGAFSAETLRQNGIRNVEVVGCPSIFRTRNRDLKIRVPDQREIRKVAFSLRREADKSYTADPEAYLRNQKAALLKVDAQSEMVMSSHGEQEEKAFFLRDPAAKEKAVAEFTRTGWWSGADDAAMRRIYEKQLFSFFDVEHYDAFARSQDLAVGYRVHGVLPAVAHGVPGVLVAYDTRSQELAETLKIPVVPEAALAEGGWRAVYQEAALNGLAKSYAGSYDRMRGFLDRNGIPHRM encoded by the coding sequence ATGAATGCGCCCGCTCATCCGCTTCCGGCCAGCCAGGCCGTGCAGACCATGAAAATCCTGCGCGCGACCACGCAGGAGGTCGTCGTCCTCGTCGCGCGTGAGCCCGGCGGAAGCTGGCCGTCGCTGCGCCTCATTCTCGACGGTCAGGACTACGCCACGATCAACCCGGGCGCGCTCGTCACCGGTGATGCGGCCGTGGCCGAGATCGCGATTCCGCTGCCGGCCTTGCCGGAGACGCGATTGCGTTCCATCGCGGTTGCGGATGCCCGTACCGGGGCGCTTGCCCCCGGCTCGGAGTTGCGCCCGGTTTCGAAGACCAAGGCCCTGCGAGCGTTGGTGATCTACCCGGCCGGCGAGGTCTACGACCATGACAAGGTGCGCTGGTATCGCGCGCCGATGGAGAAGCTGCTCAGCGATTACTTCAATATCGGCGACATGATCGTCTACGACTCGACGCTGAAGCTCCTCGATTACGCCCATCTGGAGCCGATGAAGATCATGTCGCCGACGGATGCCGATATCGCGCGCTATGCCAGCGATTTCGATTTCGTCTTCGTGCGCGGCTCGAACTTCATCCATGAGAGCATGGAGTGGTTCCGCGCCGTCGAGGTACTGGAGAAGGTCAAGCTGCCGGTCTACGCCATCGGCGTCGGCGCGCAGGCGAGCCAGAATCGCAGGATCGAACTCCCGGACGCCTCGAAGCGCTTCTGGTCGATCGTGGCCGAGCGCTCGGCCGCCATCGGCGTGCGCGGCGCCTTCAGCGCCGAGACGCTCCGGCAGAACGGCATCCGCAATGTCGAGGTGGTCGGCTGCCCCTCGATCTTCCGCACCCGCAACCGCGACCTCAAGATCCGCGTTCCCGATCAGCGCGAGATCCGCAAGGTCGCGTTCAGCCTGCGCCGCGAGGCCGACAAGAGCTACACCGCCGACCCGGAAGCCTATCTGCGCAATCAGAAGGCCGCGCTGCTCAAGGTCGATGCCCAGAGCGAGATGGTGATGTCCTCGCATGGCGAGCAGGAGGAGAAGGCCTTCTTCCTGCGCGACCCCGCCGCCAAGGAGAAAGCCGTCGCGGAGTTCACCCGCACCGGCTGGTGGAGCGGAGCGGACGATGCCGCGATGCGCCGGATCTACGAGAAGCAGCTCTTCTCGTTCTTCGATGTCGAGCATTACGACGCCTTCGCCCGCTCGCAGGACCTTGCCGTTGGCTATCGCGTCCATGGCGTGCTGCCGGCCGTGGCGCATGGCGTGCCCGGCGTGCTCGTCGCCTATGACACGCGCAGCCAGGAACTGGCGGAGACGCTGAAGATCCCGGTCGTGCCGGAGGCGGCCTTGGCCGAGGGCGGCTGGCGCGCGGTCTATCAGGAGGCGGCGCTGAACGGCCTCGCGAAGAGCTATGCCGGCTCCTACGACCGGATGCGCGGTTTCCTCGACCGGAACGGCATCCCTCACCGGATGTAA
- a CDS encoding glycosyltransferase family 4 protein, with product MSRRILVVAHNHPSLHPGGTEIFAHDLSQAYREQGCEVLFLGATNAMHRGPHPGTALQAIGEDVVLWSQHYDRFHMSQIDHYGTLQDLATLLEEFRPDVIHVHHLVLIGAEFLTLARRLLPQAAIVMTLHDYYPICHHDGLMVRPGDRQRCKGSSPSACHGCFPEIGSDRFLLRERFIKTHLAAVDRFVAPSRFLRQRYVDWGLAGERIEVIANARPAQEAAPHRPGQGRRTSFGYFGNLNPWKGVLPLLQAAQLLRASGETEFSLRIHGGAPFQSEAFTTALDTALAGTEGVVTPCGPYSRDEVPGLMAEVDWVVMPSIWWENAPLVIQEAFQHRRPPIVSSIGGMAEMVRDEIDGLHVRPGDPAALARTLRRAMEEAGLWQRLVHGIAEQPTLAGCAGRHLALFDDLKLAEAA from the coding sequence ATGAGCCGGCGCATCCTCGTCGTCGCGCATAACCATCCCTCGCTTCATCCGGGTGGGACCGAGATCTTCGCGCATGACCTGTCGCAGGCCTATCGCGAGCAGGGCTGCGAGGTGCTGTTCCTCGGCGCGACCAACGCGATGCATCGCGGGCCGCATCCCGGCACGGCGCTGCAGGCGATCGGCGAGGACGTGGTGCTGTGGAGCCAGCATTACGACCGCTTCCACATGAGCCAGATCGACCATTACGGTACGTTGCAGGACCTTGCGACGCTGCTGGAGGAGTTCCGGCCGGACGTGATCCACGTCCATCATCTCGTGCTGATCGGCGCCGAGTTCCTGACGCTGGCGCGCCGTCTCCTGCCGCAGGCGGCGATCGTGATGACGCTGCACGACTATTATCCGATCTGCCATCATGACGGGCTGATGGTACGGCCCGGCGACCGCCAGCGCTGCAAGGGCTCTTCGCCCTCGGCCTGCCATGGCTGCTTCCCCGAGATCGGCTCCGACCGCTTCTTGCTGCGCGAGCGCTTCATCAAGACGCATCTGGCGGCTGTCGACCGCTTCGTCGCGCCGAGCCGCTTCCTGCGCCAGCGCTATGTCGACTGGGGCTTAGCCGGCGAGCGGATCGAGGTCATCGCCAATGCCCGCCCGGCCCAGGAGGCCGCGCCGCACCGGCCTGGCCAGGGCCGGCGCACCAGCTTCGGCTATTTCGGCAATCTCAATCCCTGGAAGGGCGTGTTGCCGCTATTGCAGGCGGCGCAATTGCTGCGCGCTTCCGGCGAAACCGAATTCTCCTTGCGCATCCATGGCGGCGCGCCGTTCCAGAGCGAGGCCTTCACGACCGCGCTCGACACCGCGCTCGCCGGCACCGAGGGGGTCGTGACCCCTTGCGGACCTTATTCCCGCGACGAGGTGCCGGGCCTGATGGCCGAGGTCGACTGGGTGGTGATGCCCTCGATCTGGTGGGAGAACGCGCCGCTCGTCATCCAGGAAGCGTTCCAGCATCGCCGCCCGCCGATCGTCAGCTCGATCGGCGGCATGGCCGAGATGGTGCGCGACGAGATCGACGGGCTGCATGTCCGGCCGGGCGACCCGGCCGCACTGGCCCGCACCCTTCGCCGGGCGATGGAGGAGGCCGGCCTCTGGCAGCGCCTCGTCCACGGCATCGCCGAGCAGCCGACGCTCGCCGGCTGCGCCGGCCGCCACCTCGCCCTCTTCGATGATCTCAAGCTCGCGGAGGCCGCATGA
- a CDS encoding class I SAM-dependent methyltransferase, translating to MTALRQIASEPVSTEVSAGPELDWLQASLQSNRFMPHPPPDSIFVGDGDYRAIGAEFLGHFIRIGRLKPHERVFDIGCGIGRMAVPLTQYLDPERGSYDGVDPVMEGILWCAQTITPAYPRFRFQRLDIAHPLYNPAGSLPGIEVRFGFANGSFDFVTMTSVATHLPPDELVVYLQEAARLLAPGGRLFLTAFAIDGTSTGQERLSFKRWQDGPGWYAIDEAPLAAAGIDSRFLLEQATQAGLTVEALRPGHWRGISAAHYQDLLIATKPGSKGPGGVA from the coding sequence ATGACCGCCCTGAGACAGATCGCATCGGAGCCCGTTTCGACGGAGGTTTCCGCCGGGCCGGAGCTCGACTGGCTTCAGGCCTCGCTGCAGAGCAACCGCTTCATGCCGCATCCGCCGCCGGATTCAATCTTCGTCGGCGATGGCGATTATCGCGCCATCGGTGCCGAGTTCCTCGGCCATTTCATCCGCATCGGCCGGCTCAAGCCGCATGAGCGCGTCTTCGATATCGGCTGCGGCATCGGGCGCATGGCTGTGCCTTTGACGCAATATCTCGACCCCGAGCGTGGCAGCTATGACGGTGTCGATCCGGTGATGGAGGGTATCCTGTGGTGCGCCCAGACGATCACGCCGGCCTATCCGCGCTTCCGCTTCCAGCGGCTCGACATCGCCCATCCGCTCTATAATCCGGCCGGTTCGCTGCCGGGCATCGAGGTCCGCTTCGGCTTCGCCAATGGCAGCTTCGATTTCGTGACGATGACCTCGGTCGCGACGCATCTGCCGCCCGACGAACTGGTGGTTTACCTGCAGGAGGCCGCGCGCCTGCTGGCGCCGGGCGGGCGCCTCTTCCTCACCGCCTTCGCGATCGACGGCACCTCGACGGGGCAGGAGCGCCTCTCGTTCAAGCGCTGGCAGGACGGGCCGGGCTGGTACGCGATCGACGAGGCGCCGCTCGCGGCCGCCGGTATCGACAGCCGTTTCCTGCTGGAACAGGCGACGCAGGCGGGGCTGACTGTCGAGGCGCTCAGGCCCGGGCATTGGCGCGGCATCAGCGCGGCGCATTACCAGGACCTGCTGATCGCGACGAAACCGGGGAGCAAAGGTCCGGGAGGCGTGGCATGA
- a CDS encoding glycosyltransferase family 4 protein, producing MSLGGAEVASYNLHKGLQAGEGVDSHFLARVGAPTPRHAGTALMSLRQRGGELLYYAEDYDHFLISNRATEEIERDFVRVLNDLKPDVVHFHHFIGLGLECLFAVRDALPDALIVVTFHEYLSICHHHGQMVKTGAFKLCYRSSPTDCNACFPDISPARFLARETFIKGMLGLADHFVSPSRFLVDRYLDWGLAEERFSVIENGIDVAGVAPPRPLPEGKGRRSRFAYFGQLTPYKGADVLIDAVTRIPEDVWGEDSILLVYGGNLERQPQAYQDKFAKLVEAAGRRVRFCGAFQNREMPNLMRSVDWMVMPSVWWENSPIVIQEAFFHGRPILASNLGGMAEKITDEVDGLHFRPGSPEDLVDCMTRALTEPGLWDRLRGGIKRPMSHRECAGTHLDLYRRLLAERSKPVPARQDAAAMIA from the coding sequence ATGTCCCTGGGGGGCGCTGAGGTGGCGTCCTACAACCTGCACAAGGGCTTGCAGGCCGGCGAGGGCGTCGATTCCCATTTCCTCGCCCGTGTCGGCGCGCCGACGCCGCGCCATGCCGGCACGGCCTTGATGAGCCTGCGCCAGCGCGGCGGCGAACTGCTCTACTACGCCGAGGATTACGACCACTTCCTGATCTCGAACCGGGCGACGGAGGAGATCGAGCGCGATTTCGTGCGCGTGCTGAACGACCTGAAGCCCGACGTGGTGCATTTCCACCATTTCATCGGGCTCGGGCTCGAATGTCTGTTCGCGGTGCGCGATGCGCTGCCGGACGCGCTGATCGTGGTGACCTTCCACGAATATCTCTCGATCTGCCACCATCACGGCCAGATGGTGAAGACCGGCGCCTTCAAGCTCTGCTACCGGTCCTCGCCGACCGATTGCAACGCCTGCTTCCCTGACATCTCGCCGGCCCGCTTCCTCGCCCGCGAGACCTTCATCAAGGGCATGCTGGGGCTCGCCGATCATTTCGTCTCGCCGAGCCGTTTCCTCGTCGACCGCTATCTCGACTGGGGCCTCGCCGAGGAGCGTTTCTCGGTGATCGAGAACGGCATCGACGTGGCCGGTGTCGCGCCGCCGCGGCCTCTGCCCGAGGGCAAGGGGCGGCGCTCGCGCTTCGCCTATTTCGGGCAGCTCACGCCCTACAAGGGGGCCGACGTGCTGATCGACGCGGTAACGCGCATCCCCGAGGACGTCTGGGGCGAGGATTCGATCCTGCTGGTCTATGGCGGCAATCTGGAGCGCCAGCCGCAAGCCTATCAGGACAAGTTCGCCAAGCTGGTCGAGGCCGCCGGGCGGCGCGTGCGCTTCTGCGGTGCCTTCCAGAACCGCGAGATGCCGAACCTGATGCGCTCGGTCGACTGGATGGTGATGCCTTCGGTCTGGTGGGAAAACTCGCCGATCGTGATCCAGGAGGCGTTTTTCCACGGCCGGCCGATCCTGGCGAGCAATCTCGGCGGCATGGCCGAGAAGATCACCGACGAGGTCGACGGCCTGCATTTCCGGCCCGGCAGCCCGGAGGATCTCGTCGACTGCATGACGCGCGCGCTGACCGAGCCCGGCCTGTGGGATCGCCTGCGCGGCGGCATCAAGCGGCCGATGAGCCATCGCGAATGCGCCGGCACGCATCTCGACCTCTATCGCCGCCTCCTCGCCGAGCGCAGCAAGCCCGTTCCCGCGCGGCAGGACGCCGCCGCGATGATCGCCTGA
- a CDS encoding GSCFA domain-containing protein, protein MKIEYDAGTALSIMRGNPVRGWTSGKPEKMARERLTTGDYVAVEHKSKFKLDPSEPIFTMGSCFAREVENILMARGLPLLLEGHGVPAEHFESWNEESGRGGGADRGQLSRGALNKYSVRSMTHELKRVLMGESYPDEGLIELAPGQWFDPQASGLRLLDRESAFANRKRLTAATAQIRQARVCFFTLGLTETWLDAETGIAMNAHPGPVWLQRMPERFRFVDYGYDATLADMLDIIGLIREHCHPEMRFVVTVSPVPFGATFKDADVIVANSASKSVLRAVAEELFRRFDFVDYFPSYEIVLNSPRALAFQDDQLHVARDMVQHVMETFQSAYLARQEQPQAA, encoded by the coding sequence ATGAAGATCGAATACGATGCTGGCACGGCCCTTTCGATCATGCGCGGCAACCCCGTGCGCGGCTGGACCTCGGGCAAGCCCGAGAAGATGGCCAGGGAGCGCCTGACCACGGGCGACTATGTCGCGGTGGAGCACAAGTCGAAGTTCAAGCTCGATCCGTCCGAACCGATCTTCACCATGGGCTCGTGCTTCGCGCGCGAGGTCGAGAACATCCTGATGGCGCGGGGCCTGCCGCTGCTGCTCGAAGGCCATGGCGTGCCGGCCGAGCATTTCGAGAGCTGGAACGAGGAGAGCGGGCGCGGCGGCGGGGCCGATCGCGGCCAGCTCAGCCGGGGCGCGCTGAACAAGTACTCGGTGCGCTCGATGACGCATGAGCTGAAGCGCGTCCTGATGGGCGAGAGCTACCCGGACGAGGGGCTGATCGAGCTTGCGCCCGGGCAATGGTTCGATCCGCAGGCCAGCGGCCTCAGGCTGCTCGATCGGGAGAGCGCCTTTGCCAACCGCAAGCGCCTCACCGCCGCGACGGCGCAGATCAGGCAGGCGCGGGTCTGCTTCTTCACGCTCGGCCTGACAGAGACCTGGCTCGACGCCGAGACCGGCATCGCCATGAACGCCCATCCCGGCCCGGTCTGGCTGCAGCGCATGCCGGAGCGCTTCCGCTTCGTCGACTACGGCTATGACGCGACGCTGGCGGATATGCTCGACATCATCGGGCTGATCCGCGAGCACTGCCACCCGGAGATGCGCTTCGTAGTGACAGTGTCGCCGGTGCCGTTCGGGGCGACCTTCAAGGATGCCGATGTCATCGTGGCCAACAGCGCCTCGAAATCGGTGCTGCGAGCGGTGGCGGAGGAATTGTTCCGCCGCTTCGATTTCGTCGACTACTTCCCGAGCTACGAGATCGTGCTCAACTCGCCGCGCGCGCTCGCCTTCCAGGACGATCAGCTCCATGTCGCGCGCGACATGGTCCAGCATGTGATGGAGACCTTCCAGAGCGCCTATCTCGCGCGGCAGGAGCAGCCGCAGGCGGCCTGA